AAAAGCAATGTCAAACGTATTAAGTAGTTTTGTTGTTTCGTCCGAAATGCGCTGATGCGTCAACAAAATCTCTCGATTCATAGTTTTCATCTTAGTATAGCGTTCAATTATCATGACGAAAGGGACAAGGCCGGTGATGATATAAAAGAATGGTTGAGGTTTGCATTGGATAGACAAGTCAAGGAAATCAGATTATCTGATAACTCCGAATATGAATATCAACTTGGGTGTAGTTCGATCTTGCCTAATATGTTCACTAGTCAATTTCTTGTTACGCTTCATCTCTATTCTTGTGAATTTGAGGGAGAATTTCAAGTCAAGTTGGGATCTTTAAAGAAGTTGTCACTTAAATATGTTACTATGACTGATGAAAACTTCCGAAGGTTTATATCTGGATGCCCTTCCTTACAAGATTTGATTATTAAATATCCATCGCAGATGCTGAAGCTAAGTTTTAGTGCTCCAAAAATTGAGAAATTATATCTTGCTCTTAGCTATGATGGTTCTAGGTTCTCGCTTAATTCCCCAAACCTTAAAAGTTTGCATTTGAAATTTGTTGATTGGCGAATAGACATAATTGATGTTTCATCTGTTCGTGATATCTACATCAAATATCGAATGCGCTTCATGAATGTCGACGATGTACTTTCATTAAATCAAATGTTGGAAAAGTTTGAAGGTATTGAAGTATTTCAACTGTCATGTAATACTTCTAAGGTATGTTCTCTGGAACTACAGAGCATTGTGGTATTTACACTCTGAATTATTTAATCTGCTAATTCTTTGATTAATAAACTATTGAGATTACTAATGTCGATTTCCTTCCATTCAGCAATTCCTTCATATAATACAAAAGTTGGAGCTTCTACAAAGTAGATGGAAGCGTGTAGTTCTGGAATTGGATGACTTCTGTGGAAGCTGCCTCTTAGGCATGTATCATCTGATGAGAAGTTTAAAACACTTGGAAGAACTCATTATACACACCACAAAGGTAAGTGTCTACTTAAATTAATGGTTAGTCTTTTCTGCAATATAAAATTAGGATTTCCTGAGATTTATCTGAACTCGTGCAAGACTGTCATTCTACTCTGAGTTGATCCATTATTTCATTTGCCTGCAATTGTTCAATTATTCATGGTTGGTCTTTTCTCATATATAATATCAGGATTTCAAAGCTACTGCTGATTTGCTAAATATCGACCTTTCTTCCCCGTGTGTGACGCCACAACTTAAAACCATCACTTTGCATGGCTATGGGAAATCTTGGAAGAGTCAGCTTCAACTAATAGAATTCTTGCTCAAAAGTGCGGCTGTCTTGGAAAAGTTGGTAATTGTTCCCATATGTCGATTAAAGGAAACAGATGAGCTTGAATTTGTTAAGCATGTGtcgaaatttttcgaaatttttccgaaaTTTCAGAACTTTTAGTTaatattttcgaaatttttccgacTGTACCTTATGTCATTACCATTTTGACCCTCTTAAAgtgggtagtttggattggattggagggatTATTAGTGTCATTTAAAAATTACGAGGGCATCGATAGTTTATTAAGCTTGCATCATGATACTAGACCCATTTAAGAGACAGCGTGCTTGGATGTATCTCATCAGATTTTGTGATATTATAGACTTGTTGAGAGGCCTTCATCAAATCAATGTGCAAATGCTTAAGAAGAAGAATGCATCGTCTCCGCTGTTTAATCCACTAAATTGTCTGTGACTTGAAATTTGAGAATCTGATATTATATTATTAGAAGTATTTTATTGAATTTCTTCGAATCTgatattatattattaaaaaGAATTTAGATCTATATTTCTGTTTCCATATCTCCGAAACCGAGTCTAAATCTATATATCTCTTGATATTCTATTTCACTGTATCTCAATTGTCTGTGACTTGAAATTTGAGAGCGATAATGAAATTAAGGCCTCGAAAGCGTGTACGTTCTTCAAAGGACGAAATAATTGTAAACATTCTCTCATGTATGCCAACTAGAGATGCTGTTAGAACTGTTTTACTTCGTTGTTTCAGAAATCTTTGGACGTTGGTTCATTCTCTTAAGTTTTACTTGGATGAATACACTAGCAATTATCCTCGTCGTAAACAGTGGTTCTGTTCTTTCGTCCACAATGTGTTGATACGTCACGGAAAGCTCTCTATTGATAGAATTCATCTTTGTATAGAGCCTGAGCCGACTGCGTCTTATTTAGGAGTATGGCTGAGGTCCGCGTTAGATAGACAAGCAAAGGAAATCAGATTATCTAAGTTCAACAATATTTTTACTGGACGTTTGTTTTTTCTTAATTCTAACTTAACAAGTCAATTTCTTGTTACACTTGATCTTGACTATTGCGGAT
This sequence is a window from Silene latifolia isolate original U9 population chromosome 8, ASM4854445v1, whole genome shotgun sequence. Protein-coding genes within it:
- the LOC141596417 gene encoding putative F-box/LRR-repeat protein At5g02930, which gives rise to MRQQNLSIHSFHLSIAFNYHDERDKAGDDIKEWLRFALDRQVKEIRLSDNSEYEYQLGCSSILPNMFTSQFLVTLHLYSCEFEGEFQVKLGSLKKLSLKYVTMTDENFRRFISGCPSLQDLIIKYPSQMLKLSFSAPKIEKLYLALSYDGSRFSLNSPNLKSLHLKFVDWRIDIIDVSSVRDIYIKYRMRFMNVDDVLSLNQMLEKFEGIEVFQLSCNTSKQFLHIIQKLELLQSRWKRVVLELDDFCGSCLLGMYHLMRSLKHLEELIIHTTKDFKATADLLNIDLSSPCVTPQLKTITLHGYGKSWKSQLQLIEFLLKSAAVLEKLVIVPICRLKETDELEFVKHVSKFFEIFPKFQNF